The following proteins are co-located in the Desulfoscipio sp. XC116 genome:
- a CDS encoding zeta toxin family protein, translating into MVDSQKHPVVLVFAGPNGSGKTTVTQGFQLYGAYINADDLKREYKLTDLEAAQLAETFRNDFLDKSFSFTFETVLSTERNLLLLQKAKACGYEVQCVYVLTRDVNINVSRVRARHAAGGHNVPEGKIRTRYFRAFELLPRLIAICDKIAVYDNSDMPALIFRKEDGRSMTFPNKYWPEATLRKLLGL; encoded by the coding sequence ATGGTTGATAGCCAAAAACATCCCGTTGTACTGGTTTTTGCCGGGCCGAATGGTTCCGGCAAGACAACCGTCACACAGGGTTTTCAGCTCTATGGCGCATATATTAACGCCGATGACTTAAAAAGAGAGTACAAGCTAACCGACCTCGAAGCTGCGCAACTAGCAGAAACGTTTCGTAATGATTTTTTGGACAAAAGCTTCAGCTTTACGTTTGAAACGGTTTTATCTACTGAGCGAAATCTATTGCTATTGCAAAAGGCAAAAGCGTGCGGATACGAAGTGCAATGCGTTTATGTATTAACCCGCGACGTAAACATCAATGTATCCAGGGTTCGTGCCCGTCATGCAGCCGGAGGACACAACGTACCGGAAGGTAAAATCCGAACCCGTTATTTTCGGGCGTTTGAGTTATTGCCGCGATTAATTGCTATCTGTGATAAGATTGCGGTTTATGACAATTCCGATATGCCCGCATTGATTTTTCGTAAAGAAGATGGACGTTCAATGACATTTCCCAATAAGTACTGGCCAGAAGCAACGTTACGAAAACTTCTAGGGTTATAA